Proteins encoded together in one Festucalex cinctus isolate MCC-2025b chromosome 8, RoL_Fcin_1.0, whole genome shotgun sequence window:
- the tomm34 gene encoding mitochondrial import receptor subunit TOM34 translates to MSWKTKAKTAWAELKQTGNESFKAGQYGEATRLYSLAIDELHKSNPKNVEDLSVLHSNRAASYLKEGNCAECFKDCNISLELIPFNVKSLLRRAAAAEAQERYRQAYVDYKTALQLDAHLVAAHEGANRMTKALTEVDGPSWREKLPAIPVVPLAVRERLSRGPAGAPPPPPQYNGVAAQDHNRPAEEDVRRAKILKEEGNALVKKGLHAQAAEKYTQSIRQHDKEAATFTNRALCYLALKRYHDAVGDCRAALAIDGANVKALYRRAQAYKELKDMKSCIQDLSKLLEVEPNNTAAVKLLQEVQQQQQQQQQQQQQQRQQRPPQEKKKKSRTRKK, encoded by the exons ATGAGTTGGAAAACGAAAGCGAAGACTGCATGGGCCGAGCTCAAGCAAACCGGTAACGAGAGCTTCAAAGCGGGCCAGTACGGAGAGGCCACCCGCTTGTACAGCCTGGCCATCGACGAGCTACACAAGTCCA ACCCGAAGAACGTGGAAGATTTGAGTGTGTTGCACTCCAACCGCGCCGCCAGCTACCTCAAAGAAGGCAACTGTGCCGAATGTTTCAAGGACTGCAACAT TTCCCTGGAGTTGATCCCGTTCAACGTCAAGTCTTTGCTGCGccgggccgccgccgccgaggcTCAGGAGAGATACCGCCAGGCCTACGTGGACTACAAGACCGCGCTGCAGCTGGACGCACACCTGGTGGCGGCGCACGAGGGAGCAAACAG gatgacaaaaGCGTTGACGGAGGTGGACGGTCCGTCATGGCGAGAGAAGCTCCCCGCCATCCCCGTCGTGCCCCTGGCGGTCCGGGAGAGGCTCAGCCGAGGCCCCGCcggcgcgccgccgccgccgccgcaatACAACGGCGTGGCGGCGCAGGACCACAATCGGCCCGCCGAGGAGGACGTGCGGCGCGCCAAGATTCTCAAGGAGGAAGGAAACGCGCTGGTGAAGAAAGGCTTGCACGCCCAGGCTGCCGAAAAGTACACGCAGAGCATCCGCCAGCACGACAAAGAGGCCGCCACCTTCACCAACCG GGCTTTGTGCTACCTGGCGCTGAAGCGCTACCACGACGCGGTCGGCGACTGCCGCGCGGCGCTCGCCATCGACGGCGCCAACGTCAAGGCGCTCTACCGAAGGGCGCAGGCGTACAAGGAGCTCAAG GACATGAAAAGTTGCATCCAAGACCTGAGCAAGCTCCTGGAGGTTGAGCCAAACAACACGGCTGCCGTCAAGCTGCTACAGGAggtgcagcagcagcaacagcagcagcaacagcagcagcagcagcaacggcAGCAACGGCCTCcacaggagaagaagaagaagagcaggaCCAGGAAGAAGTGA
- the LOC144023307 gene encoding 14-3-3 protein beta/alpha-1-like yields MDRSELVQKAKLAEQAERYDDMAAAMKQVTEQNKDLTNEERNLLSVAYKNVVGARRSSWRVISSIEQKTEGNEKKQQMARDYRLKIEAELEEICNDVLNLLDNFLIVNAKPAESKVFYLKMKGDYYRYLSEVASDESKKAKVENSQTAYQNAFDISKTDMQSTHPIRLGLALNFSVFYYEILNSPEQACSLAKQAFDEAIAELDSLNEESYKDSTLIMQLLRDNLTLWTSENQGDEVEAGEGEN; encoded by the exons ATGGACAGGAGCGAGCTGGTGCAGAAAGCCAAGCTGGCCGAGCAGGCCGAGCGCTACGACGACATGGCGGCCGCCATGAAGCAGGTGACGGAGCAGAACAAGGACCTGACCAACGAGGAGCGCAACCTGCTGTCCGTGGCCTACAAGAACGTG GTGGGAGCTCGCCGCTCGTCCTGGCGCGTCATCTCCAGCATCGAGCAGAAGACGGAGGGCAACGAGAAGAAGCAGCAGATGGCTCGCGACTATCGCCTCAAGATCGAGGCCGAGCTGGAAGAAATCTGCAACGACGTGTTG AACCTTCTGGACAATTTCCTCATCGTCAACGCCAAGCCAGCAGAGAGCAAAGTGTTCTACCTCAAAATGAAAGGCGACTACTACAGATACTTGTCGGAGGTGGCGTCCGACGAGTCCAAGAAGG CAAAGGTGGAGAACTCCCAGACCGCGTACCAGAACGCGTTTGACATCAGTAAGACGGACATGCAGTCCACACATCCCATCCGACTGGGCCTGGCCCTCAACTTCTCCGTCTTCTACTACGAGATCCTCAACTCGCCCGAACAGGCCTGTTCCCTGGCCAAGCAg GCTTTCGACGAGGCCATCGCCGAGCTCGACAGCTTGAACGAGGAATCGTACAAAGACAGCACGCTGATCATGCAGCTACTAAGGGACAACCTGACC CTGTGGACATCCGAAAACCAGGGCGACGAGGTGGAAGCCGGCGAGGGCGAGAACTAG